The Burkholderia cepacia ATCC 25416 genome includes a window with the following:
- the aroQ gene encoding type II 3-dehydroquinate dehydratase encodes MKKILMLHGINHNMFGKRDPAQYGTITLAQIDARLQGLATELGVQVESFQTNHEGAMCERIHRAFEERQDAVLINAGAWTHYSYGIRDALAILTCPIVELHMSNIHAREPFRHHSVLAEIVSGQICGFGVQSYLLALRAAVSALGDE; translated from the coding sequence ATGAAGAAGATCCTGATGCTGCACGGCATCAATCACAACATGTTCGGCAAGCGCGATCCGGCGCAGTACGGGACGATCACGCTCGCGCAGATCGATGCGCGGCTGCAAGGGCTGGCGACGGAACTGGGTGTGCAGGTGGAATCGTTCCAGACGAACCACGAAGGCGCGATGTGCGAGCGCATTCATCGCGCTTTCGAGGAACGCCAGGACGCGGTGCTGATCAACGCGGGCGCATGGACGCATTACAGCTACGGCATTCGCGATGCCCTTGCGATCCTCACGTGCCCGATCGTCGAACTGCACATGTCCAACATTCATGCACGCGAGCCGTTCCGGCATCACTCCGTCCTGGCCGAGATCGTCAGCGGGCAGATTTGCGGTTTCGGTGTCCAAAGTTATCTGCTGGCGCTGAGGGCCGCGGTTTCGGCGCTCGGCGACGAATAA
- the aroE gene encoding shikimate dehydrogenase: protein MTDQYAVIGNPIGHTKSPLIHGLFAQETRQDLSYTAIEGPIEPAGAFADAVRAFFEGGGKGINVTAPFKLDAFAMSDERSERAQLAGAANALKFDGGRILADNFDGIGLVRDIETNLNLPMAGKRVLVLGAGGAARGALLPFLEAGPAELVIANRDVDKARALAAQVAGRGPLVASGYADLARMGRFDLVVNATSASLTGDLPPVPPSVFSPAGTAYELAYGKRLTPFLRLAKNAGVHGIADGVGMLVEQAAEAFAWWRGVRPQTSAVIDRLAVPFD, encoded by the coding sequence ATGACCGACCAATACGCGGTGATCGGCAATCCGATCGGACACACGAAATCCCCGTTGATTCACGGCCTCTTCGCGCAGGAGACGCGGCAGGACCTCAGCTATACGGCGATCGAGGGGCCGATCGAACCGGCAGGCGCCTTCGCTGACGCGGTTCGCGCGTTTTTCGAGGGCGGCGGCAAGGGCATCAACGTCACCGCGCCGTTCAAGCTCGACGCGTTCGCGATGTCGGACGAACGCAGCGAGCGTGCGCAGCTCGCGGGCGCGGCCAACGCGCTCAAGTTCGACGGCGGCCGCATCCTGGCGGACAACTTCGACGGCATCGGGCTGGTGCGCGATATCGAAACGAACCTCAATCTGCCGATGGCCGGCAAGCGTGTCCTGGTGCTCGGTGCCGGCGGCGCGGCACGCGGCGCGCTGCTGCCGTTCCTCGAAGCCGGCCCGGCGGAACTCGTCATCGCGAATCGCGACGTCGACAAGGCGCGCGCACTGGCCGCGCAGGTTGCCGGACGCGGCCCGCTCGTTGCCAGCGGTTACGCGGACCTCGCGCGCATGGGGCGTTTCGACCTGGTCGTCAATGCCACGTCGGCGAGCCTGACCGGCGACCTGCCGCCGGTCCCGCCGAGCGTGTTCAGTCCGGCCGGCACGGCCTACGAACTGGCATACGGCAAGCGTCTGACGCCGTTTCTCCGGCTCGCGAAAAACGCAGGCGTACACGGAATCGCGGATGGCGTCGGCATGCTGGTCGAGCAGGCGGCCGAAGCGTTCGCGTGGTGGCGCGGCGTACGCCCCCAAACCAGCGCGGTGATCGATCGCCTGGCCGTGCCCTTTGATTGA
- a CDS encoding CaiB/BaiF CoA transferase family protein produces MQARPLEGIRVVDYSHFLAGPYVGRCLAALGAEVIKVERPGSGDAGRQHATVLDDQQSGYFLQLNMGKRGVSVNMKDARGKAFMQRLCDSADVFIENYRPGALDKLGLGYAELSARNPGLVYCSISAYGHTGPDAHRAGFGLIAEAKSGIMQMVGTPGERPPLLRISLGDMYTGIHAVAAINAALLGRVKSGRGQHVDMALYDTLVSMHEYAVQCYTLQGVLPEQTGHDMPTSTLYGVFRAADGDLVIAAQVDDAWKRFAELIATHGGPAGFGADTRFHDSTGRNAHRAEILSVVEPWVAARSVASVLDLLDGIDVPCAKVQRIDEVLNDPQIQARGMVVEQQHPRYGTLRLPNLPFRFSDCDTTIRDVAPDLGQHNAEIARSLGFDSAEIDAMQADGVLYSKASQ; encoded by the coding sequence ATGCAGGCTCGCCCACTCGAAGGCATTCGCGTCGTCGACTACAGCCACTTTCTTGCCGGGCCGTATGTCGGGCGCTGTCTCGCGGCGCTCGGCGCCGAGGTCATCAAGGTCGAACGGCCCGGGTCGGGTGACGCCGGAAGGCAGCACGCAACCGTGCTCGACGACCAGCAAAGCGGCTACTTCCTGCAGCTCAACATGGGCAAGCGCGGCGTGAGCGTCAACATGAAGGACGCGCGCGGCAAGGCGTTCATGCAGCGGTTGTGCGACTCCGCCGACGTGTTCATCGAGAACTATCGGCCGGGCGCGCTGGACAAGCTCGGGCTCGGTTATGCCGAACTGTCCGCGCGCAATCCGGGCCTCGTCTACTGCTCGATTTCGGCGTACGGGCATACCGGCCCCGACGCGCATCGCGCGGGCTTCGGGCTGATCGCGGAAGCCAAGAGCGGGATCATGCAAATGGTCGGCACGCCGGGCGAGCGGCCGCCGCTGCTGCGCATCTCGCTCGGCGACATGTACACCGGCATCCATGCGGTCGCGGCCATCAATGCCGCGCTGCTGGGGCGCGTGAAGAGCGGCCGCGGGCAACACGTCGACATGGCGCTGTACGACACGCTGGTATCGATGCACGAATATGCGGTGCAGTGCTACACGCTGCAGGGCGTGCTGCCCGAGCAGACCGGGCACGACATGCCGACCTCGACGCTCTACGGCGTGTTTCGCGCCGCGGACGGCGATCTCGTGATCGCCGCGCAAGTCGACGACGCGTGGAAGCGCTTCGCCGAGCTGATCGCGACGCACGGCGGCCCGGCGGGCTTCGGCGCCGACACGCGGTTTCACGACAGCACCGGGCGCAACGCGCACCGCGCGGAGATTCTGTCGGTGGTCGAGCCGTGGGTGGCCGCGCGTTCCGTCGCGTCGGTACTGGATCTGCTGGACGGCATCGACGTTCCGTGCGCGAAGGTGCAGCGCATCGACGAGGTATTGAACGATCCGCAGATCCAGGCCAGAGGCATGGTCGTCGAGCAACAGCATCCGCGCTACGGGACGCTGCGCCTGCCCAACCTGCCGTTCCGGTTTTCCGATTGCGACACGACGATTCGCGACGTCGCGCCCGATCTCGGGCAGCACAACGCGGAGATCGCGCGTTCCCTCGGGTTCGATTCGGCCGAAATCGACGCGATGCAGGCCGACGGCGTCCTCTACTCAAAAGCGAGCCAATGA
- a CDS encoding MaoC family dehydratase, whose protein sequence is MTIVEKYWDDAREGDTCTSPNYIVTKERILAYADLTGDHTPVHVDEEYANASHFGCLVAHGLFGLSIADGLKTQSDYRFLPGMSLGWTWDFLLPIKVGDVLHVKFRVGSMRASKSRPDWGIVVLPSELINQDGQVVQRGEHRLMVPRRPEAL, encoded by the coding sequence ATGACGATCGTCGAAAAATACTGGGACGACGCCCGCGAGGGTGACACGTGCACGAGCCCGAACTACATCGTGACCAAGGAGCGCATTCTCGCGTACGCCGACCTCACCGGCGACCATACGCCCGTCCACGTGGACGAGGAATACGCGAACGCGAGCCATTTCGGGTGCCTCGTCGCGCACGGGCTGTTCGGCCTGTCCATTGCCGACGGCCTGAAGACGCAGAGCGACTATCGCTTTCTGCCGGGCATGTCGCTCGGCTGGACCTGGGATTTCCTGCTGCCGATCAAGGTCGGCGACGTGCTGCACGTGAAGTTCCGCGTCGGCTCGATGCGGGCCAGCAAGAGCCGCCCGGACTGGGGCATCGTCGTGCTGCCGTCGGAGCTGATCAATCAGGACGGTCAGGTCGTTCAACGCGGCGAGCATCGCCTGATGGTGCCGCGCCGCCCGGAGGCACTGTAA
- a CDS encoding VOC family protein has translation MNATKAYLEHVAIWVKDIRWHIRFFEDVLGMTLREVDGTLDAPRQYWTLGGLQFIHAPEYEGPEGRLAHLGVMCEDLEAALAAAQRFGVTEMPQGRNWLRLPDGLAVELIQARPASCVAQALAINPRAEA, from the coding sequence ATGAATGCCACGAAAGCCTATCTCGAACACGTTGCGATCTGGGTGAAGGACATCCGCTGGCATATCCGTTTCTTCGAGGACGTGCTCGGCATGACCCTGCGCGAAGTGGACGGCACGCTCGACGCGCCGCGGCAGTACTGGACGCTCGGCGGCCTGCAGTTCATCCACGCGCCGGAATACGAAGGCCCGGAAGGCCGGCTCGCCCATCTCGGCGTGATGTGCGAAGACCTGGAGGCCGCGCTGGCCGCGGCCCAACGATTCGGCGTGACAGAGATGCCGCAGGGGCGCAACTGGCTTCGCCTGCCCGACGGGCTCGCCGTCGAACTGATCCAGGCCCGGCCGGCTTCCTGCGTCGCACAGGCGCTGGCAATCAACCCGCGCGCGGAGGCGTGA
- a CDS encoding ketopantoate reductase family protein, which produces MKIAILGAGALGCAIGATLTQGGHETWLIDRSPAHVDAMSRDGLRVDDAGGTRHVRVHATTRAADVGVADLVVVLVKSFHTDAAIRGAQSLVGPDTAVLSLQNGLGHEDILIDVVGRERVLAGKTYVGGVLRGAGHIESGVIGKYTYIGELDGRITPRVEAIAAAFNAAGLATTISDNIVGTMWDKLLVNVATGALTGLTGLTYGQLYDEPLLKATSLAAVAEAIAAAQAAGVKLSMTDPEQAWTLAAEGLPATFKTSMLQSLEKGSITEIDFINGSVVRWGQRYGVPTPVNATLVACIKGLERAMADRQRQEAAA; this is translated from the coding sequence TTGAAAATAGCAATTCTGGGCGCCGGCGCACTGGGCTGCGCGATCGGCGCCACCCTCACCCAAGGCGGCCATGAGACCTGGCTGATCGACCGCTCGCCCGCACACGTCGATGCGATGAGCCGCGACGGCCTGCGCGTCGACGACGCCGGCGGCACCCGCCACGTACGCGTCCACGCGACGACCCGGGCTGCCGATGTCGGCGTGGCCGACCTGGTGGTGGTGCTGGTCAAGTCGTTCCACACCGATGCGGCCATCCGCGGCGCCCAATCGCTGGTCGGGCCGGATACCGCCGTGCTGTCGCTGCAAAACGGCCTCGGACACGAGGACATCCTGATCGACGTCGTCGGCCGCGAGCGCGTCCTCGCGGGCAAGACCTACGTCGGCGGCGTGCTGCGCGGCGCGGGTCATATCGAATCCGGCGTGATCGGCAAATACACCTACATCGGCGAACTCGACGGCCGCATCACACCGCGTGTCGAGGCGATCGCCGCGGCGTTCAATGCCGCCGGCCTCGCCACGACGATCAGCGACAACATCGTCGGCACGATGTGGGACAAGCTGCTGGTGAACGTCGCGACGGGCGCGCTGACGGGCCTGACCGGCCTCACCTACGGGCAGCTTTACGACGAGCCGCTGCTGAAGGCGACGTCGCTCGCGGCCGTGGCCGAGGCGATCGCGGCGGCGCAGGCTGCGGGCGTGAAGCTGTCGATGACCGATCCCGAACAGGCATGGACGCTGGCCGCCGAGGGGCTGCCCGCGACCTTCAAGACGTCGATGCTGCAAAGCCTGGAGAAGGGCTCGATCACCGAGATCGACTTCATCAACGGTTCGGTCGTGCGCTGGGGCCAGCGCTACGGCGTGCCGACCCCGGTGAATGCAACGCTCGTCGCCTGCATCAAGGGGCTGGAACGCGCGATGGCCGACCGCCAACGGCAGGAGGCGGCCGCATGA
- a CDS encoding LysR family transcriptional regulator, with protein sequence MDNNAAMPADLPDLKLLQLFDLLYDVRSVTRVAEQLGQSQPTVSIWLGHLREHLHDPLFIRTPGGMAPTPQADALIGPCREILESLRRFTAWEIAFDPATAQRRFRICMTDASHVTLLPRLLAHVRAQAPGVRLEAARIDGNTERALESGEADLAIGYVPWLGGGIYQQKLYDQDWVCLANRHHPRIRGRLGAKQYRSEGHVAITAGTGAQLLEQALRQARIERDVVLELPGFLGLGAIVQTTDLITTLPRHIGQTLAQASDLAVHACPIPVDGFAVRQHWHARYHHEAGNRWLRGVVIRLFGASD encoded by the coding sequence ATGGACAATAACGCCGCGATGCCCGCCGACCTGCCCGACCTGAAGCTGCTTCAGCTTTTCGATCTCCTGTACGACGTGCGCAGCGTCACGCGCGTAGCCGAGCAACTGGGCCAGAGCCAGCCGACGGTCAGCATCTGGCTCGGGCACTTGCGGGAACACCTGCACGATCCGCTTTTCATCCGGACGCCCGGCGGCATGGCACCGACACCGCAAGCCGACGCGCTGATCGGGCCATGCCGGGAAATTCTCGAATCCCTGCGGCGCTTCACCGCGTGGGAGATCGCGTTCGATCCCGCGACGGCCCAGCGACGGTTTCGCATCTGCATGACCGACGCGAGCCACGTCACGCTGCTTCCGCGGCTGCTGGCCCATGTCCGGGCGCAGGCGCCCGGCGTCCGGCTGGAAGCCGCACGGATCGACGGCAATACGGAGCGCGCGCTCGAATCCGGCGAAGCCGACCTCGCGATCGGCTATGTGCCGTGGCTGGGTGGCGGCATTTATCAGCAGAAGCTGTACGACCAGGACTGGGTATGCCTGGCGAACCGGCATCACCCGAGGATTCGCGGTCGTCTCGGGGCGAAGCAGTATCGTTCCGAAGGACATGTCGCCATTACGGCGGGAACGGGCGCGCAACTCCTCGAACAGGCGCTGCGGCAGGCGCGCATCGAGCGCGACGTCGTGCTGGAGCTGCCGGGTTTTCTGGGCCTGGGGGCGATCGTCCAGACGACCGACCTGATTACGACGCTACCTCGTCATATCGGCCAGACACTGGCTCAGGCGAGCGATCTGGCGGTTCATGCGTGCCCGATCCCGGTCGACGGGTTTGCGGTACGGCAGCATTGGCATGCGCGATATCACCATGAGGCGGGCAATCGATGGCTGCGTGGTGTCGTGATTCGATTGTTCGGTGCATCGGATTGA
- a CDS encoding Lrp/AsnC family transcriptional regulator, whose protein sequence is MTDALDSFDRKILNIVQRDCTATADAIAERIGLSTSAVQKRLKRMRTEKIISAEIAVVDRAAVGRPMTFIAAIEIERENYETVARFREWSKAHDEIQQIYYVTGSVDLIAIITARDVEAYDRLSARIMQSNPMIRRINTNVVLSAVKVGLFVPVDKDDEPPAT, encoded by the coding sequence ATGACCGACGCACTCGACTCCTTCGACCGCAAGATCCTGAATATCGTCCAGCGCGATTGCACCGCGACGGCGGACGCCATTGCCGAACGGATCGGTCTGTCCACCTCGGCCGTGCAGAAGCGGCTGAAACGCATGCGCACCGAAAAGATCATTTCAGCGGAAATCGCGGTGGTCGATCGCGCGGCGGTCGGCAGGCCGATGACGTTCATTGCGGCAATCGAGATCGAACGCGAAAACTACGAGACGGTCGCCAGGTTCCGCGAGTGGTCGAAGGCGCACGACGAAATCCAGCAGATCTACTACGTGACCGGCTCCGTCGACCTGATCGCGATCATCACCGCACGCGACGTCGAGGCGTACGACCGGCTGTCCGCGCGGATCATGCAGAGCAACCCGATGATCCGCCGGATCAACACGAATGTCGTGCTGAGCGCGGTCAAGGTCGGGCTGTTCGTGCCGGTCGACAAGGACGACGAACCGCCGGCCACCTGA
- a CDS encoding homoserine dehydrogenase, with protein MELKLALVGFGGVNQGLVELLKKKRAMLGAAGLDVSVTMVADLRLGIATNPRGIALDVLDETARRGVDAEALRRDPGTLVSPDVGLGAVLKAIASDHVDVVVEATFTDPNTGEPALSHCRTALECGKHVITTNKGPIALAQPALARIAAQSGACMMYEGTVMSGTPVLRQLATSLRGCDINGFAGILNGTSNYVLGEVEAGASFDAAIRDAQQRGYAEANPAADVNGSDVQLKVVILANALWNAGLKRGDVTCRGIVELTEHDVRAAAAERMSWRLIGSAVRHPDGTVTASVEPRKLPAGHPLLAASGVTNAITFDTDVLGGVTISGPGAGREETAFAILSDLIELADRIGATSHEVAA; from the coding sequence ATGGAACTCAAACTGGCACTGGTCGGTTTCGGCGGAGTCAATCAGGGACTGGTCGAACTGCTCAAAAAGAAGCGTGCAATGCTGGGGGCGGCGGGACTCGACGTATCGGTGACGATGGTCGCCGACCTGCGGCTCGGGATCGCGACGAATCCTCGCGGTATCGCGCTGGACGTCCTCGACGAAACCGCGCGGCGGGGCGTCGATGCGGAAGCGTTGCGCCGCGATCCGGGCACGCTGGTGTCGCCGGACGTCGGCCTCGGTGCGGTGCTGAAGGCCATCGCATCGGACCACGTGGATGTCGTCGTCGAGGCGACCTTCACTGATCCGAACACCGGCGAGCCTGCGCTGTCGCATTGCCGTACCGCGCTCGAATGCGGCAAGCACGTGATCACGACCAACAAGGGGCCGATCGCGCTCGCGCAGCCGGCACTGGCGCGGATCGCCGCGCAATCGGGTGCCTGTATGATGTACGAGGGCACGGTGATGAGCGGCACGCCGGTGCTGCGGCAGCTCGCGACCTCGCTGCGCGGCTGCGACATCAACGGCTTCGCCGGCATCCTGAACGGCACGTCGAATTACGTCCTCGGTGAGGTCGAGGCCGGCGCGAGCTTCGATGCGGCGATCCGGGATGCGCAGCAGCGCGGCTATGCGGAGGCGAATCCGGCGGCCGACGTCAACGGTTCGGACGTACAGCTGAAAGTCGTCATTCTGGCGAACGCGCTGTGGAATGCCGGCCTCAAGCGTGGCGACGTGACGTGCCGCGGCATCGTGGAATTGACCGAGCACGACGTGCGCGCGGCGGCGGCGGAGCGCATGTCGTGGCGGTTGATCGGTTCTGCCGTCCGTCATCCGGACGGCACCGTGACCGCGAGCGTCGAACCGCGCAAGCTCCCGGCCGGCCATCCGCTGCTTGCCGCGAGCGGCGTCACGAACGCGATCACGTTCGACACCGACGTACTCGGCGGCGTGACGATCAGCGGGCCGGGTGCCGGCCGTGAGGAAACGGCGTTCGCGATTCTCTCCGACCTGATCGAACTCGCGGACAGAATCGGCGCAACCTCGCACGAGGTGGCGGCATGA
- a CDS encoding aldehyde dehydrogenase family protein: protein MSARDAVMTDCTGAGVADVRSPYDGSIVGQVRLSPADAAPVLVERALDGARAAATLPRSRRADILFRAAASVEAQAETFARTIALEAGKPLRQARKEVARCVNTLRLSGEEAKRLAGETIPFDGYPGSEDRSGYYTQEPLGVILAITPFNDPLNLVAHKLGPALATGNAVILKPSLLAPLSAQALVEVLWEAGASRDALQIVHGGADIASALVRDRRIRMVTFTGGPQTGEAITRDAGLKKIAMDLGGNAPVIVMADCDLKDAAESCVSGAFWAAGQNCIGTQRIFVAEAAYEPFVRYFVELTGRMVVGDPLDDATDMGPMIGEEQAIRVERWVDEAVSCGATVLSGHRRRGALYEPTVLADVPHDARVWTDEVFAPVVTIEKFTDLQQALDAANASESCLHAGVFTSRLEVALDAAEQLQAGGVMINDSSDYRFDGMPFGGFKHGSLGREGVRFAMTEMTQPKVVCFRRNRRLSS, encoded by the coding sequence ATGAGCGCGCGCGATGCGGTGATGACCGACTGCACGGGAGCCGGCGTGGCCGATGTTCGGTCGCCCTATGACGGCTCGATCGTCGGCCAGGTTCGCCTGTCGCCTGCAGATGCGGCGCCGGTCCTCGTCGAGCGCGCGCTCGACGGCGCGCGCGCGGCCGCAACCCTGCCACGCAGCCGGCGGGCCGACATCCTGTTTCGCGCGGCCGCGAGCGTGGAAGCACAAGCGGAGACATTCGCACGCACGATCGCGCTCGAAGCGGGCAAGCCGCTGCGGCAGGCCCGCAAGGAAGTCGCGCGCTGCGTGAACACGCTGCGCCTGTCGGGCGAGGAAGCGAAGCGACTGGCCGGCGAGACGATCCCGTTCGACGGGTATCCCGGCTCCGAGGATCGCAGCGGCTACTACACGCAGGAGCCGCTGGGCGTGATTCTCGCGATCACGCCCTTCAACGACCCGCTGAACCTCGTTGCACACAAGCTCGGGCCGGCGCTCGCGACCGGCAATGCGGTCATCCTGAAGCCCTCGTTGCTCGCGCCGCTGTCGGCGCAGGCCCTCGTCGAGGTTCTGTGGGAAGCCGGGGCGTCGCGCGACGCGCTGCAGATCGTGCATGGCGGCGCGGATATCGCGTCGGCTCTGGTACGCGACCGGCGGATCCGGATGGTGACCTTTACCGGCGGCCCGCAGACCGGCGAAGCCATCACGCGCGATGCGGGACTCAAGAAGATCGCGATGGACCTGGGCGGAAATGCGCCGGTGATCGTCATGGCCGACTGCGACCTGAAGGATGCCGCCGAATCCTGCGTGTCGGGCGCGTTCTGGGCGGCGGGACAGAACTGCATCGGCACACAGCGGATCTTCGTCGCTGAGGCCGCATACGAGCCGTTCGTCCGGTATTTCGTCGAGCTGACCGGCAGGATGGTCGTCGGCGACCCACTGGACGATGCGACCGACATGGGGCCGATGATCGGCGAGGAACAGGCGATCCGCGTCGAACGCTGGGTCGACGAAGCGGTCTCGTGCGGTGCGACGGTGCTGAGCGGTCATCGCCGACGCGGGGCGCTGTATGAACCGACGGTGCTCGCGGATGTGCCGCACGACGCGCGCGTATGGACCGACGAGGTGTTCGCGCCGGTCGTGACGATCGAGAAATTCACCGACCTGCAGCAGGCGCTCGATGCGGCCAACGCGTCGGAGAGCTGCCTGCATGCAGGCGTGTTCACCAGCCGGCTGGAGGTGGCGCTCGACGCGGCGGAGCAACTGCAGGCGGGCGGCGTGATGATCAACGATTCTTCCGACTACCGCTTCGACGGCATGCCGTTCGGCGGATTCAAGCATGGGTCGCTGGGCCGCGAAGGCGTTCGGTTTGCGATGACGGAAATGACGCAGCCGAAGGTGGTCTGCTTCAGGCGCAACCGGCGGCTGTCGAGCTGA
- a CDS encoding ABC transporter ATP-binding protein: MPAAIPACKPAADALVVEDIHKSFGGVEVLKGISLTARNHEVVSILGSSGSGKSTFLRCINLLEMPDRGRICVNGETLALKPAGRDGALVAADAQQVMRVRRKLAMVFQQFNLWAHMTVLQNVMFVPVRVLGVPKRDARDKAIAMLERVGLAGKCEHYPNQLSGGQQQRVAIARALATDPDVMLFDEPTSALDPELVGEVLKVMRSLADEGRTMLVVTHEMGFAREVANRVVFVHQGRIEEDGSPDEVFASQKSPRFQKFLSSII, encoded by the coding sequence ATGCCAGCAGCAATTCCTGCATGCAAACCGGCGGCGGACGCGCTGGTGGTCGAGGATATTCACAAGTCGTTCGGCGGTGTCGAGGTGCTGAAGGGCATCTCGCTGACCGCGAGGAATCACGAGGTCGTGTCGATCCTCGGCAGCAGCGGGTCAGGCAAGAGTACGTTCCTCAGATGCATCAACCTGCTGGAAATGCCCGACCGCGGCCGGATCTGCGTGAACGGCGAAACGCTCGCGCTGAAGCCGGCGGGCCGCGACGGCGCGCTCGTCGCGGCCGATGCGCAGCAGGTGATGCGCGTGCGCCGCAAGCTCGCGATGGTGTTCCAGCAGTTCAATCTCTGGGCGCACATGACCGTGCTGCAGAACGTGATGTTCGTGCCGGTGCGCGTGCTCGGCGTGCCGAAGCGCGACGCCCGCGACAAGGCGATCGCGATGCTCGAACGGGTCGGGCTCGCCGGCAAGTGCGAACACTATCCGAACCAGCTGTCGGGCGGCCAGCAGCAGCGCGTCGCGATTGCACGTGCACTCGCGACCGACCCCGACGTGATGCTGTTCGACGAGCCGACGTCGGCGCTCGATCCCGAGCTCGTCGGTGAAGTGTTGAAAGTGATGCGCTCGCTGGCCGACGAGGGACGCACGATGCTCGTCGTCACGCACGAGATGGGGTTTGCACGCGAAGTCGCGAACCGGGTCGTGTTCGTCCATCAGGGAAGAATCGAGGAAGACGGCAGTCCCGATGAGGTGTTCGCGAGCCAGAAGTCGCCGCGTTTCCAGAAGTTTCTGTCCAGCATCATCTGA
- a CDS encoding transporter substrate-binding domain-containing protein, which yields MKKLLQSLCVGAALLGSVAHAEQVVRIGTLADYAPFEYKDASGKLQGMEIDVGKKMCDTMKVKCQWVTMDFDALIPALKAKQIDAVLAQMSKTPEREQSVDFSHIFTTAPVQLVAKQGSGITDNAATLRGKTIGVQTASTHESYLRRRLPASKSGINVKVYQTLDEAWLDLEAGRVDAVFADNTVAYDWLTKAGRKEGFDFVGKPIADAEIFGDGTAIAVRKGDAPLKALFDKGIVQVQADGTFAAANKRYFPFSIAPQ from the coding sequence ATGAAGAAGCTGCTTCAGTCGCTGTGCGTGGGCGCGGCATTGCTCGGCTCGGTCGCGCACGCCGAGCAGGTCGTGCGGATCGGCACGCTCGCCGATTACGCGCCGTTCGAATACAAGGATGCATCCGGCAAGCTGCAGGGCATGGAGATCGACGTCGGCAAGAAGATGTGCGACACGATGAAGGTCAAGTGCCAGTGGGTGACGATGGATTTCGACGCGCTGATTCCGGCGCTCAAGGCGAAGCAGATCGATGCGGTGCTCGCGCAGATGTCGAAGACGCCGGAGCGTGAGCAATCGGTGGACTTCTCGCACATTTTCACGACGGCGCCCGTGCAGCTCGTCGCGAAGCAGGGCTCGGGCATCACGGACAACGCCGCCACGCTGCGTGGCAAGACGATCGGCGTTCAGACGGCCTCGACGCACGAATCCTATCTGCGCCGCCGCCTGCCGGCGAGCAAGTCGGGGATCAACGTGAAGGTCTATCAGACACTCGACGAGGCCTGGCTCGATCTCGAGGCAGGGCGCGTCGATGCGGTGTTCGCCGACAACACGGTCGCGTACGACTGGCTGACGAAGGCCGGCAGGAAGGAAGGCTTCGACTTCGTCGGCAAGCCGATCGCCGATGCGGAGATCTTCGGCGACGGTACGGCGATCGCGGTACGCAAGGGCGACGCGCCGCTGAAGGCGCTGTTCGACAAGGGCATCGTGCAGGTGCAGGCGGATGGCACGTTCGCCGCAGCCAACAAGCGCTATTTCCCGTTCAGCATCGCGCCGCAATAA
- a CDS encoding ABC transporter permease, with translation MDILVNYGAQIAAGALVTLELAVAALCVGMLLGIAGASAKLSSLGWLRHATYALTNFLRGIPEFLILLICYFGLSHLLNAQFDGAIVISPFSAGVIALAVVFGAYSSEMFRGAFIAVPAGQIEAARAYGMTRLQTLWYVRLPQAWRICLPSLNNMWQNLLKDTSLVSIVGLEDMLRKANIAAQFTKQPFVFYMTVGIVYFGFLAVSNPVFAWLERIAGRGYAKRT, from the coding sequence ATGGACATCTTGGTGAACTACGGCGCGCAGATCGCGGCTGGCGCGCTCGTCACGCTGGAGCTCGCGGTCGCCGCGCTGTGCGTCGGCATGTTGCTCGGCATCGCCGGCGCATCGGCAAAGCTGTCGAGCCTGGGGTGGCTCAGACATGCGACCTATGCGCTGACCAATTTCCTGCGCGGCATTCCCGAGTTCCTGATCCTGTTGATCTGCTACTTCGGGCTGTCGCATCTGCTCAACGCGCAATTCGATGGCGCCATCGTCATCAGCCCGTTCTCGGCCGGCGTGATCGCGCTCGCCGTGGTGTTCGGCGCCTACTCGTCGGAGATGTTCCGCGGCGCGTTCATCGCGGTGCCGGCCGGACAGATCGAGGCCGCGCGCGCGTACGGGATGACACGCCTGCAGACACTGTGGTACGTGCGTCTGCCGCAGGCGTGGCGCATCTGCCTGCCGAGCCTGAACAACATGTGGCAGAACTTGCTGAAGGACACGTCGCTGGTGTCGATCGTCGGGCTCGAGGACATGCTGCGCAAGGCCAACATCGCCGCGCAGTTCACCAAGCAGCCATTCGTCTTCTACATGACGGTCGGCATCGTCTATTTCGGCTTTCTTGCCGTATCCAACCCCGTGTTCGCGTGGCTCGAGCGCATCGCGGGCCGCGGTTACGCAAAACGCACCTGA